The genomic DNA GGGACGAGGGCCTGTTCGCGCAGGTAGGCCCCGAAGGCGGCCGCCGCCGCTCCCGTCGCCGGGTCCTCGACCACACCGCCGACCGGGAACGGGTCGCGGACGTGGAAGACGGTCGGCGACTCACGCCAGACCAGCTGAACCGTCGTCAGATCGAGTCGGTGCATGAGCGCTTCGAGGCGCGCGAAGTCGTAGTCGAGGTCGGCGAGCCGCTCGCGGCTCGCTGCGGCAAGCACCAGGTGGCGGGCGCCCGCATAGGCGATACGGGGCGGCAGAGCCGGGTCCAGGTCGGCGGCCGGCCAGCCCAGGGCGGCCAGCGCCTCGGTCAGGTCGTCCCGAGCGGCATCCGTCACGTGGGGTTCCACGCTCGTGAGGGTGGCCCGGAGCTCGGCGCCCTCCTGGGCGACGGTGACCGGGACCGTGCCCGCCTGCGTGGTGAAGACCAGATCGCCGGGGCCGTTGCGCTCGGCGAGGGCGATGGCCGTCGCCACCGTGGCGTGGCCGCAGAACGGAACCTCCGCCTTCGGGCTGAAGTAGCGGATCGTGTAACCACGACCGGTCGATCCGCCCGACTCGCCCGGCCCGGTCAGGAACGCCGACTCGCTGTAGCCGAGCTCGGCCGCGACGGCGAGCATCGCCGCGTCGTCGAGACCGGACGCGTCGAGGACGACCCCCGCCGGGTTGCCTCCCTCCGGGTCGGCGGAGAACGCGGTGTAGCGAAGGACCTCGGTGCCGGAAATCTGAGTCATGACGCACGTCAACCGCACCGCGGCTCAAGGCATTCCCGGCCGGGACGGCCGGCACCGCGAACCGCGGCCGCGGCGCCGGCCGGGTGGCG from Streptomyces sp. NBC_01707 includes the following:
- a CDS encoding PhzF family phenazine biosynthesis protein, translating into MTQISGTEVLRYTAFSADPEGGNPAGVVLDASGLDDAAMLAVAAELGYSESAFLTGPGESGGSTGRGYTIRYFSPKAEVPFCGHATVATAIALAERNGPGDLVFTTQAGTVPVTVAQEGAELRATLTSVEPHVTDAARDDLTEALAALGWPAADLDPALPPRIAYAGARHLVLAAASRERLADLDYDFARLEALMHRLDLTTVQLVWRESPTVFHVRDPFPVGGVVEDPATGAAAAAFGAYLREQALVPDAAVLTLHQGEDMGRPGTLTVELRAGDARVRVSGTGTRIPAAE